The sequence CAAGTTGCCTAGTTGAGTTGCGATATGCTATTGTATCATTTACTTTCAAGGCTCTTAAAGTAGAATTCGCCTCAAAgacatattcggactctcaaacttgtaaTACGtctttggtctaccacttttgatggctcattttgaagctttgaGTAATTATTGTTCGTCGGCTTACTTttgtaaaaatctaaaatttaatccccaccccatagagataactcagggatggcagccattttgaatttcaaatatatgtaaatatttggaattttttctcttgtaacaaaattttgctCGGTGACCCTGTTTTTAATTCTTGACTGAAACGGGAACGGTTCAAGGTTTCCCTgagaaagtttcagcaaaagtttaaaatcttccaatttaaaggCGCTCACTATCTTAATCGATATGGGTATCCTCGCTACAAAAATGTAGATGGACATCACTTCTAAACAATCTTCCGATATTTTTTAATTCAGCACGAGCATCTCGTTGCGGAGTTAACGTTGTGCAcacataaatttattaatctgGAAAATCGATCGACAAAGAATACAGAGAGGGTACAGTCAAACGAACAAATTGTGCTGAAGTAGGAAAAAAACAGACACGCCATTTGGTGAATATatgggatggaccattagatctttggAGGGGTGGTCGGGTCAGTATTTCAGAAATgctgatttgcaaaatttgaaaattcaaacctttgaatatttttttcgatTGTGCGCAgtatatatacaatattttcccgtgaatatttctttcaatctCCGAGCTGAACCATACTGcacccaaaaaaaaaaaaaaaatccaccaATATGTACTCTGATGATTCTGCCGGCATTTTGACGTACCCCTCCTCAACtataatggtccatccctaaatcACCGGGCTGGTCAAATTCTGAAAAGAATCGTACAACTTCACCAGATAAGAGAGTTCGTACATTTGAAAGACATATTTTAGTGCATAGAAGCACTAAGTAATATCCGTTCAGAAATTTGATTTCCAAGtcgtcaaaaaaaaaaaacgttcatAAAAGGTGAGTTAATTCTTCAGAAATGCAAAAACCTGCAAAACTTTCCACGCTGCCATCCTAATTATGCGTCTCGTCTTAATTCTGAAGTTTCATGTTACCAAGGGCAAAAGTTTCACAGTTGGACACAAAAATTGTTAGTTTCAAACCACTGATATAGCATCCGAGCAGATGACGTCATACAGTAATTGAAGGTAAACTTCAAACATGTGACAATACCCATAGACAGTACAGCGTCTTCCCCCTCTGCTGTATACGCAAAAAACCATAGTCTTACATTGACCAAATAACTACCTATGTAAATTTTGTGCGCTCCTTCattggaaaatatttgaaaaaacaatTTCCATGTTGTGTTATCacctgtcattgtatcaccgtcataaataaaaatttaaaattaaaatatattagCGGTTAATGTCACCACAATACTTGTaagattttaaattatttttaaaaaccgATATATACACACTTTCGCCTGCATTTTGTGCGCTTGCGAATTCCATATTGATTTGGCAGATAAAATGGCATATGAGTTAAAGGGTCTTTAGCTTCAACTCtcgatgtttttttttcactattttcgtctttaatgtcaactacagtttcttgttctactccctaaaacATGTTGAGACACACAGCTTGTCAACccagcttgtacatgtgtaaactgtgttgttattgttgacaagggaattctggtccggactagagttcaaatgtaaacaacaacagtgcaGTTTACGTGTATACACGCTGTGTTAGCAGGCTAAATGGTCGGTGTTTGCTTTGGACAGTGGAGAGAAGAGCAAGAACATGCGACCGACATACCagaaaaaagtgataaaaaacaTCGAAAGTAAAATGTACCCAGTGCTCGACGATCAGCTTGGCACGCATTCGCTCAATGATTGTAAATGATTGTAAGTTGTACCCACTCTAAAAAATCCTAAATTTGTACATTACAACACTTCTGCTGGAAAAAATCCTAACTTCTATGAAATTCGTCTGTGCTAAATTCGCAATACACTCTCTAGCTAATAATAAATCCTGTGATGACGCATGTATTGAAATATCCGATGCTTTTGTGAGTCACCACCTGTCGAGACTTCTGTAGGTTACTGTGTAAATTGACCCTTATACTACCGTAACCAGATGAAATTGTATGaaaattcttttaaaatattCGCAATTTGTGCGTGTGTCAGATCAAAGTTGACTCGCATTGCGAGTTGGTCGCAAAATCAGTAAAGCAAAGACTGTATATTGGTGAATATGTACGTCAGCAAGTCACGTTACTGCGTCTCATCCCAGCTCACCATATTACTCTTTGTAAGGCCACCTTCTACGTAAACATGTCCTGGATTTTTTGTAACATGTCACATTCAACCTTATCCACGGATCTGCAGTCGAACTTCAATTAATAATAGTCAATGTCAAGATCGATATGCATATTGTTGTTTGAAGCCCAGTTAAGTTTAGTTGGACTCAGATTTGTCGGTGTTTGGCTGAACGCGAACCGCTCACATCGCGCTAGTCAGAagtacagtccctccacaaagtgTCAAAAAATAGCATAGCCTCGTCGCATCGTATCGGAGTCTTCGCGGAATCGCCTCTCTTGTGACAGTACTGTCACCGATTGGCGGCGCCTATCATGAACAGTGAACCATGAACCAGGTCAAGGTTAGATGAGCGTGCAATGCTCCGCGGGAGCCTTCTTCAAAACATCCTGACGTTGATCATTGACAGTGTTGATGATTTGCGTCACTTTCATCGCCTCGTCCCTTATAATGAGCCGATACACAGCGTTAGGCTTAGCAGCGTGGTAGTACGCAAGTTCTTTGTCGTCCTCCATTTCGAAGTCTTTGTACGCGAGCCTTTGTTCCTTAATTTCGATACCTTCGTGTTCATATATTTTTGTCTTGATTTCTGATATCGTGGATTTGGCGTTGACCCGTAAGCAGTAAAATTTGTGCTTGTTTGTCCAGATAAATATGGGAAAGTGCCTGAAAACGACGTAGATGATGGAGTTTGCCGTTGCTTTGTAGTCCAACAGCGAGAGGTTGTTTTCCATAACTTGACCGTTGTACACAAACTCAACATGATTGCACGGGATTTCCGTAAGTTTCTCGTAAAGTTCTTTACATTCAAGTATGGTTTGCATAGGATCAACTTGAATGCACTTTTCTTCCTCGGCAAGACTCCTAAGTCGCAGTTTCATGGTACCCTGAGAGCCTCTGCCGGCATAGACTCGTACGCAACTGTCTTGGCTCGCTCCTAGGCTCATCAGGTTTGCTTCGCTTTTGACCCGGTGTCCGTCCATAGTCAGGAACTGATTGCAGCGCTCAACGCCTGTCTTTCGTTCCACCAATGCCTTGACATCGTCCGCAATTTTTCTATCGTTGACACTGAACTGGAATTCGTCTCCCCACTGGGTGACCACGTTCAAAGTCACAGGGAAAACAGCCGTGGCGGCCGTTTGCAGCGCCATGTCCTCGCACAGCATATTTTCCAGCGTGAATTATCCCTGTACGAAACGACAATGACGCAGTTAACTCGGCCAGCCCGGCTCAACGCGCACTTTCCCCACACTGTGCAGTTTGGTTTGTTGATGTATCGGTTTGCAAGACGATGACCCCAGTTCCAGTTACCTCGCGTgactttgtttttatgtaagacGCCCTCTCTGGCGGTGACATCAGACGATAGGTATGTGGGTGTATATTACCTGAAAGAGATGACATCACTCACCGTAAGTTCATACATCTAAGTACAGAGCATGTAGATCCTATAACAAACAACGAACAGACAGCTCGACaatttacaaaattgcaaacaatCGTGAAATCCGTTATAGGGGTGTTAGCGCCAAAAGCAGCGTTTTAAATTCCGAAAGGCCAACTTGATCTGAAAACAAACAAGGGGACAAATGTTGTTACGTCTACTTATTGAAAATTCTAGGAAACACACCAAGATTGAATTAAAAACTCAGTTTCTaatgacatgtatttgtatgAGACAACAAAGTTATATCCACTGTGACGCGGAAGTCTGTTTATTTTATTGGGATCGCCGGACTTTGAGCtttatttctgcttatcttttTCATAACAGTTATTTCCCCTTTTCCGTAGCAATTCTGTCTCGGTACTGATGTGAAGTAGTCGCCGTGGAGTTTGCGTTAATCATCGACCAACCACGCCaacattatttgtgtttgtatcAGAATATGTAACCTCTTTTTGAAACCTTGCTAACTCCCGGACTATATTTTCGCTATGTTATGCATGCCACTTGTGCACATTAGAGCAATGGATATGCCACGGTTTGACCCTGAACGCGATTATTTTTTACCTTTTAAATATCGCTGTAATGGCAGATATTAAGCATAGCGTCAGCACTCAAATCAATTATCTCATACCAAATGCAATTCTGAATCATCGCTGCAGAAGAGATTTCATCAACACTGAAATTCGTCACGTCCCCAAGACTGAACGGATAATAACGTGTCACTGCCCGGATCCCCGTTGAGATCTTATACTGTGCGCACTTTTGAAGAAATGCGTTGTGCCCGAATCGTTCAAAGATTAACTACATAGCAGGGCAAAGGTAccaacaaaaatcagttttcaaCCAAAATCGAATGATTTTACAGTCGATCAAAAGTATGAGGTCTGTTGCAATGCCATCGGCGTCCTGTCAGCGCGCAATGTAGGCGACTCACAAAGTACCATAGAACTTGATGCAAACAATATCCCGATGCGTATTTCATACGAGACGAGATAAATTATAACCCAGATCATTATTTGAGATTAACTATAGCCTTTtacttacatatatatatatatatatatatatatatatatatatatatataaatatatatatgtaaatatatgtatatgtatatatgtgtgtatatacatatatatatacagacacatatacacacatacagacagacagacagacagacagacagacatacatatatacatataatgaAGTATTTAACAAACAATATCCTGACGCACGGTTCATAAGAGATGAGACAAAATATCGATGAATGTTTGAAAAGTAGCACACCTTTAAAAAGAATCGAAGTATTCTGAGATCGCCTCAGACGGCGATGCCACAATGTGCTGAATGTGTACTCACAGGCTGTCTGCTAAAAGAGCCTCGGCATCTATCCCTCCTGTAATTGAATCGATTGAACTATTGCTGCCCGTAATGGCAAGCACCGAACGGCGTTTTCCTTTATACACAGCTATAGCTGGCACTACATGTAAGCTTGGAAGTACCGGCGTCAGTCAGCGCGATCCGGTTGACAAAACTGAATGAACAATTACCGTTTCAACGTACACATTGACAAGTCGTCTGTTagtccatagaccctcgtttttctcgagggtctatggttagtCATCCGCAGAAATAAGCCTACGTGCGCATATCCGCGTCGCGTTACCGCACACACCGGACTCCGTCAGGTACATCAGTCAGGTGGTGTAAACGGAGCATACGTCGTAGGCTGACTTTCGTCATCGTCCGGGAGAATAGTGAGCGGAAAAGAACCGTATCGCTCTATCTTGATTGTTGAGGGTTGCGGCCAACCGTGCCTCACCGTTGCGTCATCCCTACGTGACCCAGAAGGGTTTCTGCCCACAGGAAGTACACTTTACAAGTTCTACTAATGCATTAGTAATTTACACATCATGTAAATTGCTGCCACGGGCTTTGCCGCGTGACAGACCGACGGTAGGGATAATAGGGATGCCCAGAAGGTGTAAGAAACCTCGATTTATGAAAACAAACGCTTTCTCAGTGCTTCATAATTATATTTTGTATCTCTTCATACGATTGTGACATCCACAAGACTGTATTTTATGTTGGCGGGATTTCTTGAACATTTCTCGTCGCTTCTATCGTTTGTGGATACAGTACCCACAAAAGATAAAAAGCCTATTTCGACATATAATATATACCGATATTCTATTAATTTGTGACaatcaaataaaattgtaaatccAAGCTCTAACAATTGTTAGAGTTTGAACTGGACAAGTGTGCCATAGGAAAACTAAGATTCGaaactaaattttgaaaaatgttttttttttgtgaactagctcattatatataaatagttttatggatttttatttgttttatcgATTTTAAATGAAAACCCATTGTCGTTCTGAACTTGAAACTTCACAGGGTTTAGGGAAAATATGCTCTTTCAACAGTCTTTACAATCGCCAGACAATGGAATTCACGAAATACGAGGTTGTTGCACTTTTCGAAGTTGCGGATTAATGACCGACCCGCAAGTGCGAGCTTTTATCACTGGTATACAGCCTCTCACAAAATCAACTCAACTCCCACTTAAGACTGTATAGCCCGCCAGCTGGGGGTCGGGGGTCGAAAGAAAAAACTCGACAACATTCTGCATTCATTAAATAATTGGTCTAGTTGCAGTGAAGCATTTCAAACATCTAAACATTTAGGAATAGTCTCTTGAAAATGATCAACATCgtgtgtttttgaaaataaaaattcacgTGACTGGGTTTCCAAATAGCTGAGTCTTTCTCTGCAAGCTGCAGCCATGCCAAAAAGAAGAATATTTATCGTATTACTGCCACCTTCCGGTTATCGCCGGTCACTCATAACTTTTGCGAGAAGagataacattttattttgtcattgtGCTTGTTTTATTAGGTATGAGATCGAAAGTTTTGCATATATTATCCTTTCTTGTGCAAAAAAGGAGACATTTTTgctttgtgtatatatacaacCATTAACGGTACAGTTTCTCTACTCTGTATGATGCAAACTATAGTGAGTATGAGAGAAAGTTACCACATATTTGAACACGGTTTACAGCAGTAACTAATTATTAGTAAATGTTCCCCCTCCTCATTCCAGTTGTTCGGAGTTCACTTGCGTATTGTGTTTCGGGTGAACTTACTGTGCCGTGCGCAAATGTACACTCAGGTAATTCTAaggcaaaaatattttcatttgtcatTAATTACACCGGCCATGCATCTCTTGCCAAGTATTCTACGGTTACATGTGACTCTATTGTCACGTTGTGCCATTCATAACAGGCCGCTACCAGACCATATGGTGCAGAGCCTTCAAAACATAAGACAGGTGGTCAAATTAATCGTGGCACAGCCCTGTTCTTCATTATAGGTCGAAGGGAAATACAGATCGACAACCGAACCATTCTAGAGAATAAGTTAGTGTAGTTTTGCTATGACGATACTCACAATGCATAATGTTGCGTCTTAAGTAGCGAGGAACTGAAAAATCGCCCATATCCCTGTTACACTTGCTTAATTCACACCCCGcgttattttgaaatatcactACTGCTGCCAACTGAATAGGAGCAGTGTTTTAGAATTTGCACTTATTCTTCATAAAGCCCTTATACCTGGCATAGTGATAGTAAGTTCACTTTTTTGCTTCAGGTGGAATGCGCctggggacagaaattcaaacTCTTACATTTTTGCGATACTTACTGATCTTCCTTTTGTATAggatcattttgaagctcttggagaaaataaaattttcatcgtCTGTTTCATCGAAACTCATGTTTTCTCATAAGAATAGAACACAGGGATGGAaggtatttcaaatttcaaatatcagtaaattttaagataatttgtttccatagtacCCAAATTTGCACGGGGGACTCCCGATTTTCatgcttgatttttaaagaaaatagttttaagttttcttgagtacagttttagcaaaaatctgtttcgatgcgcatactaccttagaaACGTATCTTTTTGCTTCATCCGATTGTTGTCCGTTCGATGTTTTATTAGGAAATCTATACATCTGTTGCATACCATGGCATAATTGGTCTGTGTAATTAGAATAGTTTTTGCAAAAGGTAAAAAGTTACCTTGATagctctgtttttttttaatttcaatcaCTTATTCttaatttaaattaaatttccaTAGCTCAGCTGTCTCATGCGCGGTGAATAAGACAAAATGTACGCACTATACCATGAGTTTATCGGCAACTTTTTACAAAGAAAGAGGAAAATGTGTTTGTCTCTGTGGTTTATGAGTGAATTATATGTACCTctaaataatgtttatattcaGCAAGGTCGGTTTTATTGTGCAGTGGTTTTACATGTAAACTGAACTGTATCTGATTTGTTGCACGCAAATGAAGGGTCCAAGAAATTCGCAAAAATGCAAAAGCCATTTATTTCAAGGTATACGCTGTTTGGATTTTCGCCAATCACCCCCTTCCCAACCAAACATGCCACACATACACTACATGTGACTCTGCAGTCACGTTGTTCTATTCGTAAAAGGTAAAGGACATCGGACCATACGACGTATGACCATCAAAAAAACGCCATGACGGATGTCCAAGTTAATAATTGCGAAAGCCGTGCGCTTCATTTTGGACAAAAAGGAAAATAGACCAATAGCCCAGTTATTATAGAAAACaataatgttaatttttttattgcgaataaaatgaaaattcgcCAACGTAACTTCTACACTGGTTGCAGTCACGCCCCTCGTTATTTCCATGTATTTGACTGACCTCCAACTCTATGGGCAGTGAGAAGCGCTTAAAACTCTACACTTTTCCTTCTACACTCGACCATAGATCtcatatttttgcttttttttgtcGAAAAGGAAACAAATATCCTGTCGCTACGTCCGGGCGCTCATTCGatgttaaagttgcaatatggatcagaattgaccttcatatttcgaagatttgactttatagaaaaatccataacaatttcatttgcagattcgaccattaaCAGGAACACGGGGGTGGCTCTAATTcgagtaaattgatttaattaccgaataaattgctgttttagTACGTACCGTTTGCGAGAGTAAAGCACAaaatttgaaacgtcatttttactatttgaatatgtacgcatgcgtatttggtGCATGGTAACGGTTTGCGAAATTGCAACTTCGTGTCAACATGCGTAGCTAGCCTTCCCACGGACAAGCGGTCAGGTCTCTGCCCGCGCCCTGCCTGGgtctctgctgactgattcAGCCCAGtaaaatggaagaaattagCCAACAATGTCAGCAAAATAAACAACGTTTAgtcagatcgaaagatggaactagaaaaaagagTGACACGCGACTAATGCACCACGTCGAGGAGGCAGACTGTGTCTACAGTTTCTCGCGAAAGCACCAACGTCGCCACCGTGTGATGACcaacttcgctagccagcgGTGTTTCCTCGGGCAATTAACATCGACCTACCATCACCGTGTGGACCCCACGATTTGTAATGTGAACCGGGCAGTAGTCCCTCCGCAAGGAAATAACTTAGATCTgttagcattcattgataaactatatccttcaggtcaaaaatgcatttttcggaaacaaagaaaaactgcagtttCCATCATGGCATGGTCTCATTACGACACGACGCGTCGATCGGCGCGCTGACATGGCCATGCAAGACCTGACTGAGGGGCAAGGCAGTTGCCAAACTCTTGCAGTGGTGgataaatattatataaatatataaataaatatagcgtgcagatacctcgccttttaacatgaaaaatgtaacatgcaacGTGGAGAGGATTTCGGAAACGCTGTCAGGCACGCGGTGAACACAACCAGATCGGTGTACGTGGTCTGGACGCTCGATCGATCGAACGTACACAGTAGGTGCACACTGCACTGCGTGtcactgacatacatgtatatgggtgAGAAAACGATCTTTTGTAGAGCTGTACTGTATCATATTgatatacttatatttctgGAACATTGTGGTGCTACCAAAGTTAGGCAAacgcaaaatttacattgaattaTCATTATATAGGCCTATGTCAAGTTCTGTCATCGTGTCAACATCGCCCCTCCAACGTGCACTCTATTGAGACGTCATCACTCTTGGTGGTacttgtcacgtgcacagcagaaaacgccaatgtttttgttttgaaagtttgtttacaaaacagcttttctaggcgGCCGAAACGCATCAAAATGAACGTATTTGTATGCCAGGATTGGTAAGAGGCTTAGctaagaagagtacttcaacgcagtatggtctatttgctttagttttacgaaaaaaaatcgacaattttgatccatattgcaacgtTAAATGGAAAGTATACATACATCTGACCATACTTTGGTAAGAGTGTACTTCAAAGAGTGGAGTAGAGGTGGAACCTTTAGCGAAATTCACATAATGTTTAAACTTATGAAATATACTAATTGAGGATACTGATGTGGTCTCTGTGTTTAGAATGGTTTCTGGGAAATggtaaaaatttatgttttaaatgaaattttcgtaGTTCATTTGTCCCATGTTTGACTCTATCATCTGTTGGCTACAGCCGTGTACGTAAGCACGCTGAATAACCAAAAATATGGTACTCGCTACCTTTCTTTTGCAAACAAAGGGGTGATATTGTGGTTTGTCTC comes from Ptychodera flava strain L36383 chromosome 8, AS_Pfla_20210202, whole genome shotgun sequence and encodes:
- the LOC139139020 gene encoding uncharacterized protein; this encodes MLCEDMALQTAATAVFPVTLNVVTQWGDEFQFSVNDRKIADDVKALVERKTGVERCNQFLTMDGHRVKSEANLMSLGASQDSCVRVYAGRGSQGTMKLRLRSLAEEEKCIQVDPMQTILECKELYEKLTEIPCNHVEFVYNGQVMENNLSLLDYKATANSIIYVVFRHFPIFIWTNKHKFYCLRVNAKSTISEIKTKIYEHEGIEIKEQRLAYKDFEMEDDKELAYYHAAKPNAVYRLIIRDEAMKVTQIINTVNDQRQDVLKKAPAEHCTLI